A stretch of DNA from Coccidioides posadasii str. Silveira chromosome 1, complete sequence:
GCTATTAGCAACGTAAAATGACCCGTATGCGTGTTCAACTCATACGGATATCCTAATCTTACAAAATGGGAGCTCAGGTTAGATATTACGAGGAGCGATGTCATCTGCGATTTGCTTATTTAGAGAATATTTTGCCTCGGTTGGTTATTCCTAATTGGTTATGTTAGTTGGGAAGCTGCCTATACGGTAGAGAGCATCGTAGATGAAATTCCAACGGAAATAGAGCTGTAAGAGTGGAGAGTAACGAATATgcattcttttctttttttgtttttcgtTCTTTTCAAAACATGTTATATACACAGCTCGTTCGTGTTACAAGGCATGACGCACCGCCACCGTCGAATCCCCCAGCGGAGTGTTGTATCCGTTCGTCGGTTTCGTGGACTTGCTCCCTTGGACATCTTTTGAGCCCATGGGCAACAAAGTGCATCATTCGAGGGCGTGTATGGAGGAAACGTCTGGGCAGAACGAATATGCTGAAGGGAAAGGAGGTCGGTGAATCGATTAGAGAGCAGCTTCACTGGCACGCTCTGCTTCTAATGTAGCATAGAGGTGGTCACGGGCCCGGACGCGGGGGAGGTGGTATCCTTAATGTCATCTCTGTGTTAGAGGGAGATTCCCGATCTGTGGGAGAGAGGTATCATTTTGCGAAGCAATTGTTGTCCTACGTACCGTACCACCAGAGGTAACCGAAAGTTGTTCCGAGGCCTGGAAATTGAAGGTTAATAAAGATTCGCTCACCGGGAGAGTCGCTAAATATGGAGGTGTGCAATCGGGGAGGTAAAATCATCCCCGGGGAATTGAATGAGCGCAGCTCCCAAGCATTGAGATGCGCAATGGAACTTTCGATCAGGAAGGGAATCGCTCACCAAAGGCGGTGCTAATGTCCAGAACGAGGCCCTTGCGGAGCATCTACACGAAATATCATCAGCAATTGGCTACCAACGTAGTGTTGACATCGACCTTCAATTCCATagcacacacacacacagacaCAGCACCAAACTAGGGAATTGCGCTTACACCAGTGATTGGTTGGATGGCCATCTTGGGCTGGAGGGAAGAGAAAGGCTATCGGGAGACAGTTAAAAAAAGGAGCTCGTGAGGATCCCCAGGCAGTGAATTGCAGCGGGCTTGTCGTGCGTTGTCTTCGTGCTTCGTCGTCGGTTTTGCTGGTTTCGGCGGCACAAGGAAGGTCACGTGGAAAATCGAATTTCAATCAGCCCACTGCTGAGTCAGGACTTATGTCAGCGGATCAGGGAGCGAACGACGAGCCCCAAACGCGAAGCAGAGCAAGCCACGACAGGCAGAGGAAGACGAGGACCCGCCGGCCGAAACACCAGCGAAGAagacagaagaagaaacccGGAGATGAGCTAATGGAGCCTGGGCTATGGTGGTAATCTTCCAAGCTAAGCTTTGAGTGGGATGACAACAGCTTGCATTCACTTGATCCCGCAAAATACATGCCTGCCATTCAACGCCAGTCCTATTGATCCATTGAACGGAGACTGAAAGGCGCTAGATGGTTCATTCAGAGCTACTCATCTAGGTGAAGAGGGGAAAACTTTCTCTCATATCGCGCACCCATAAGATCGAAACAGCAAGTTAACTTACCCCTCCGCTGTCGATCCTGGAATCATGTCCCCCAAGAACGCGTCGCTCAAACGTCCATCCCCGGACTCAGACAATCCACCAGCAGCTCTCTCGAAGAGGCAGAAGGTTGAATACCACCGTGTGCATCGTCTGCAGTCTCCCCTAGACATTGAGCCCCTTGACTCCGCCGTCATCGCGGACGATGCTTCCGTGGACCAGTTGCTAAATATGGCCATTGGAGTTTCACTGCGCGAAGCTGGCTTCGACCATGCAGAGCCCGTTGCGCTGGATAGCTTCAGAAATGGAGTTGAAGAATGTATGGAATTCCATTCTCGGGTGTGGCTACGTGACAGCTGCCTTTTAAATTTCACACTGCTAACCTTCTTGGAGATATGCTTCATTTCCTATCTTACATTCGTGCATCAATGGCTTCCTGCCGCAGAACACAACCCATCCCGCAGGACTTTGAGCATGCCCTCGATCAGCACGCCATATCCTTGGATTCACTTCGTCCACACCTCAAATGCCCCCGCAAAGCCACGCAAACTCCGGCCATTCTACCCTCTCCACCTCCCGACGAAGGAACTCCACAAACGTATTTACCATTCTTAGGACCGGAGCTGAGTGCCACCGACGATAAAAGAACGTACTCGTACATTCCAAAACATTTCCCCAAATTCCCGAGCAAGCATACATACCAAGACACGCACGTCTATACCGAACGAGAGACCGACCCAAGAAAAATTAGAGAGAGAGCAACCGAAGAAGGGCGTCTAGGCGAAGAGGCATTGAGGAAATTAACACATGCGGCAAAAGAATCGCGATCGAGGAACCAAGTGGAGGCAGAGAAGACCTTATGGggaagagaggaggagagcATGGAGTCTATGTTTGAAAAGACGCTGGCTGCACTTCTTAAGAGCCAGGCAGAGGAGAGggcaaaaagaaggaagGATAAGCAGAGAGCTATGGATGCAGAGCTAGATACGATAGAATTTGGGTTTTCGGAGCCTGTGAGGGAAAAGACTCCGGTAGAACCTGATACCGAACCGCCAAAGCTTGAATTGGGCCCTGTTGTGAACTGCGAACGTGTGTATTGGCTTAAGAGCGACGCAACAGACGGGCGCGGAACAGAGCGTCAGAAGAGTACGTCGGCAACAGCTAGAAAGGTGTGATCGACCGAGCTCCTTTTTGTCCTATCGCAGCAAGGCGTTTGGGCTATTCATATATTGGGCGAGCATTTCCATTGAAAAGCGTTGCATATGCGGTTCCAGATACCCCGGGAATATCATTGTTGTAAACCTCTGTATGGATCAGAGTCATTCGTTGCCTCATTCATGTATTCGTAGCTCATAATCCTTTGCTTTCGCGAAGCACGACATCCTTATATTTATGCCCTTCGAGCGCTGTAGTTTCTGCACTGACTCCATTTGCGCACCTACGCCCCAATAGGAGTCAGCCCAGCGCTTTACCCCATTCACGCACCAGATCAGGACTTACCGTCTGAAGATCCTCACAATTGATTCGCATCTCACCACCCCTGGCGCTTCTGGTACGCCTTTACGTGGCGGATTGCACGAAAACTGTTGCATTGCGAACAGCGGACAGGAGAGGAGGTCTGTTGGCGGTCCTTTCCGTGCTTTAGGCTTGAAGCCGTGGGTGGTGGTGTGGATGTGAATAGGGAGCGACGCGGCTGGGAAAGGAGTGACGGGCGGTGCCATTTTCCTCTAATAAATCTGAAAAAGGATAGCTAGGTATGTGTGGAGAGTGTGGAATTGGGTTGAGGCTTAGGAGAAGGGAGCCTTGAAACCGGAGCCTTAAAACCAGAACCTGCAACTGCCGCCGGTTGAGGCGGACTGATTTTGATCGCAGGTTGTTCTCTTGTTCAACACCCTAAGCTCTAAACTCTCGACACTGACGGTGATAAAGCGCCTCTTTAGATAATTGAAGTCTGCGGCAATGAGTGCTCTGCGGTGTGCTGAGCCCAAGTATCTCGAAGAAGATGGGCGCTGAGTTTTTTGGGGCAAGGTTGCTGGCGGAAGTCAAGGAACAGAATCTCTCCGATGTCAGTACTGGCAGTGATAAATATGCAAGATTGAGCTCAACAATTATCACCTCTATGCTTTTGCTTGACTTCTACTAACGTGCAAACTCCGCTTTAGATCCTACGAGAGTTTCGCGAGTCTCGCGGCGAAAGCGTTGTAGGTCGAATTCTACTCGGCATTAAGCCCCTCGACGACATCCTCTCCGTCCTCGCAAGGAGCAATACTCTCCCAAGCAATCCGGTAATAGAAATAACCAGCCCCTTCTCTGCCGATGGCAAGACATCATTGCTCTATCACATCGCCGCTCTGGCAGTGTTGCCGGCGCGAGCTGATGACGACGTCCACGTTGGAGGCCGTGGTGCAGCGGTGATATGGCTAGATACAGATGGACGCTTCGATGCCCTTCGTGTTAAACAGGTGATAAGTCACATTGCTCAGGAGAGAATTGTGTCTTCCCACGGTAATAGCGATAAAAGGGACGCCAAAAAGGACGAGGTAATGTTACGATGCCTCGTCGACGAAGCTCTGCGTCACATACATGTCTTCCGACCGCAGTCCTCTGCTTCTCTGCTTACGACCTTGGAATCCATAATCGAGTATATGTTTAGCATAAGACACTATTCGCGGCAGCGTTGTGTATACGCTACCATTCTCGATAGTGCCAGTGCGTTTTGCTGGCAAGATTGGCGTGAAGCCGAGATCTCGCGGATTCCTGGCGCAAGGAACGAAGGACAAATCCATACGCAACACGAAGCTTCGTCTATCCGGCAGAAGAAGGATATACATGTCCCCACGGAGATCGTTTCCTGCCTTCGTGCTATACAAAGCACGTTTTCGTGTTTGGTTTTGTACACCACCGCCGGATTTTATCCTTCGCGCTCGATCTCCCCTTTGTTGGGGTCGTTTAAGCCATACCTTCCGCATCCATGGCCTACATTTCCTACGATTCGCCTCATTGTACGACGAGACGTCGTGCGGCCgtttggagaatggatgacGGTTGATGAAGCCAAAGCAGATGCCGCCTCGAGACAAGCGGTTGTTCTGAGCGGTCGGTTTTCCGGGTGGATCGACCCATCTAGTATACCTGCGAGCATCAAGAGTGAGCTCAGTGCTAAAGGAGCGTTTGGATTCAGGATCCTCAAGGAAGGTATTGAGTTCAATAGTTGATTACTCCAGAGTAGATTATTTGAACAATTATAGTGGCAACGCATTGAGAGGTTGTGATCTAAAGCTAGGTATCTGTAGAGCTTCACGTCtagtgaaaaaaaaaaaaaaaaaaaaaaaaaaagaaggggtCTACACCTGTTCAAAATCATATTATGTTAAGTAGAAAATAGCTCTCGAATCGCCTCGACACTGGTATTTCCCCCGCTGAACACCACGCCAATATCCCAGCCTTCCTTGCCCGACTCTTTCTCCACCAACGCCCTGAAGTCTTCGTTGAACAGAATAACCGCCAACCCTACAACGGCACTGGGCTCCACCACCACTTTCATCCTCTCGAGCACCAGTCTCATAGCGGCCTTTATCTGCTCCTCTGTTACGGCGTACACGCCTCGGACCTTCTCTGGGTTCGAGATGACAGACCAAGGAATGGCACCGACCGGTGTGCGTAAACCGTCGGCTATGGTGAGCGACGAGACGCTCGTGATGAGGGCTCCGGCAGCGAGGGAGCGACAGCAGTCATCAGCACCCTGATACGATGGCTCGGCGCCAAAAACAAGGGTTTTGCCGGAAGATTCGCTCTTCTCGGCGGAAGAAAACCACGTTGCG
This window harbors:
- a CDS encoding uncharacterized protein (EggNog:ENOG410PX0C~COG:L~BUSCO:10556at33183), which codes for MGAEFFGARLLAEVKEQNLSDILREFRESRGESVVGRILLGIKPLDDILSVLARSNTLPSNPVIEITSPFSADGKTSLLYHIAALAVLPARADDDVHVGGRGAAVIWLDTDGRFDALRVKQVISHIAQERIVSSHGNSDKRDAKKDEVMLRCLVDEALRHIHVFRPQSSASLLTTLESIIEYMFSIRHYSRQRCVYATILDSASAFCWQDWREAEISRIPGARNEGQIHTQHEASSIRQKKDIHVPTEIVSCLRAIQSTFSCLVLYTTAGFYPSRSISPLLGSFKPYLPHPWPTFPTIRLIVRRDVVRPFGEWMTVDEAKADAASRQAVVLSGRFSGWIDPSSIPASIKSELSAKGAFGFRILKEGIEFNS
- a CDS encoding uncharacterized protein (EggNog:ENOG410PTUR~COG:S~BUSCO:16458at33183), whose amino-acid sequence is MAPPVTPFPAASLPIHIHTTTHGFKPKARKGPPTDLLSCPLFAMQQFSCNPPRKGVPEAPGVVRCESIVRIFRRCANGVSAETTALEGHKYKDVVLRESKGL
- a CDS encoding uncharacterized protein (EggNog:ENOG410PQEU~COG:S~BUSCO:13435at33183), which produces MSPKNASLKRPSPDSDNPPAALSKRQKVEYHRVHRLQSPLDIEPLDSAVIADDASVDQLLNMAIGVSLREAGFDHAEPVALDSFRNGVEEYMLHFLSYIRASMASCRRTQPIPQDFEHALDQHAISLDSLRPHLKCPRKATQTPAILPSPPPDEGTPQTYLPFLGPELSATDDKRTYSYIPKHFPKFPSKHTYQDTHVYTERETDPRKIRERATEEGRLGEEALRKLTHAAKESRSRNQVEAEKTLWGREEESMESMFEKTLAALLKSQAEERAKRRKDKQRAMDAELDTIEFGFSEPVREKTPVEPDTEPPKLELGPVVNCERVYWLKSDATDGRGTERQKSTSATARKV